A single Triticum dicoccoides isolate Atlit2015 ecotype Zavitan chromosome 2A, WEW_v2.0, whole genome shotgun sequence DNA region contains:
- the LOC119355082 gene encoding uncharacterized hydrolase YugF-like, which yields MADSAAKRPPTPAPASGGGGMAWKLSLALFVFLAALLYKQLQPPAPKIVGSPGAPPVTASRTKLKDGRHLAYLESGVPKEEAKYKIIFVHGFDSCRYDVLQVSPELAQELGIYLLSFDRPGYGESDPDPAASEKSIALDIEELADNLQLGSKFHLIGFSMGGEIMWSCLKYIPHRLSGVAILGPVGNYWWSGLPSNVSWDAWYQQLPRDQWAVWVSHHLPWLTYWWNTQKLFPASSVIAYNPALLSEEDAKLMEKFGMRTYMTMIRQQGEYYCLHRDMMVGFGKWGWSPLNLKDPFAGGEGKVHLWHGAEDRIVPVILSRYISEGLPWVVYHELPKSGHLFPVVQEMADAIVKSLLLGEQ from the exons GCATGGCGTGGAAGCTCTCTCTAGCTCTGTTTGTGTTCCTGGCGGCGCTGCTGTACAAGCAGCTTCAGCCTCCGGCTCCGAAAATCGTTGGCTCGCCGGGTGCCCCCCCTGTTACAGCATCAAGAACAAAGCTCAAAGACGGCAGGCATTTGGCATACCTGGAATCTGGCGTCCCAAAGGAGGAGGCCAAGTACAAGATCATTTTTGTCCATGGATTCGACTCCTGCAGATACGACGTGCTTCAAGTTTCCCCG GAGCTGGCCCAAGAGCTGGGCATCTACCTGCTGTCCTTCGACCGGCCTGGGTATGGTGAGAGCGACCCTGACCCGGCAGCGTCCGAGAAGAGCATCGCCCTCGACATCGAGGAGCTGGCCGACAACCTGCAGCTGGGCTCCAAATTCCACCTCATCGGCTTCTCTATGGGCGGCGAAATCATGTGGAGCTGCCTCAAGTACATCCCTCACAG GCTCTCCGGGGTGGCCATTCTCGGGCCGGTGGGCAACTACTGGTGGTCCGGCTTGCCGTCGAACGTGTCATGGGACGCCTGGTACCAGCAGCTCCCACGGGACCAATGGGCGGTCTGGGTCTCCCACCATCTGCCATGGCTGACCTACTGGTGGAACACCCAGAAGCTCTTCCCGGCCTCCAGCGTCATCGCCTACAACCCTGCGCTCCTGTCCGAAGAAGACGCGAAGCTCATGGAGAAGTTTGGAATGCGAACCTACATG ACGATGATAAGGCAGCAGGGGGAGTACTACTGCCTGCACCGCGACATGATGGTCGGGTTCGGGAAGTGGGGTTGGAGCCCCCTGAACCTCAAGGACCCGTTCGCCGGCGGCGAAGGCAAGGTGCACCTCTGGCATGGCGCGGAGGACCGCATCGTGCCGGTCATCCTGTCGAGGTACATCAGCGAGGGGCTCCCGTGGGTAGTCTACCACGAGCTCCCCAAGTCCGGACACCTCTTCCCCGTTGTCCAGGAGATGGCCGACGCCATCGTCAAGTCCCTGCTGCTCGGAGAGCAGTGA